The following is a genomic window from Bosea sp. RAC05.
CGCGTCGATCCAGTGCTCGTCGAAGAAGCGGCGCGCGATGCCGGCCATCTCGGGAGAGAAGGCGCCATAGGCGTCGAGCACCGTGTCGCGCGCCTCCGTCCAGGGAATCGTGCGCTGCTCGACCTTCGGCAGCGGCGCGTTGCGGTCCCAGAAATCCAGCGCCTCGCGGCCGAACCACTTCGCCTTCAGCTTGTAATAGCGATGCGACAGGCGCGGATAGGCCGCGCGCACCGCCGAAACCAGCGCATCCACCACCTCGCGCTCGACGCGATTGGCGAGATGGCGCGAATCGGCGACGTCCTGGAACTTGCGCCAGCGGTCGGAGATTTCCTTGTCCTTGGCGAGCGTGTTGGTGATCAGCGCGAAGACGCGCAGATTGCCGCGGAACACCTCGCTCAGCGCCTCGGCGGCGGCCTTGCGCACCGCGCCGTCGGCGTCCTGCAGCTTGTTGAGCGTCGGCTCCAGCGTCAGCTCCTCGCCGCCGATCCGGAAGCGCAGCGAGGCGATGGTCTCGTCGAAGAGCCGGTTCCAGGCCGCGTGCCCGGTCATCGACTTCTCGTGGAAGAGGGCCTCGATCCGGTCCTCCAGCTGATGCGGCTTGTCCTTGGCGAGATCGTCGAGCCAGGGCTTCCAATGCGACAGCGGGCCCGTCGCGGCGATCCGAGCGAGGTGCTCGGGCTCGATCCGGTTGAGCTCGAGCTCGAAGAACAGCAGCTCCGTCACGGCCGCGTTGAGCTTGTCCTGCGTGTCGCCATAGAACTTGGCGCGCTGCGGATCGGTGGTGTCCCCCGCATAGACGAGGCCCGCATAGGCGCCGATCCGCCCGAGCCGGTCGCTCAGCCCCTCGAAGGCCTTCACCGCCTCGGCCAGCACGGCGCCAGCGTCCTCGCGTTCGGCGAGCGCGCCGAGCTTGCCGCGATACAGCGCCGCGAAGCTCTGCGAATCGCTCATGGCCCGTTCGAGATCAGCCTTCAGCTCCGGCGACTCCATGCCGGGATAGAGATGGCCGAGGTCCCATTCCGGCAGCGCACCGAGCGATTTCGCCAGGGCCGCGGCGGTCTCGGAGGCTTTCGTCCGCAGGACGCCGTCGCACGCAGTCATCATCTTGGGATCACCTCGCAGCCTTCAATCCGGTTCGCCTTCATATGCGCAGGACGGTCGGCGGGATCAATGTGGCTCTGGCGGACCCGGCGTCGCGGACCGGGCCCGTGCCCTTAAGCGCCGCTTAACCGTTCTGGCCGAGGATGCCCCAGAACGGAACAGCGATTCCATCGGCCGATGGCACTGTTCCGGGCGATTCCGGCTACCGAGGTGTCATGACTGCCACAGTTCTCGTCGTCGACGACGACCCCGTCCAGCGGCGGCTGCTCGATGCCATGCTCAGGCGCTCCGGTTACGATGTCGCCGTCGCGGAAACCGGGCAGGCCGCCCTCCAGCTGCTGACGGGCCCCGACGGCGAGCGCTTCGACGCCGTCATCCTCGACCTCGTCATGCCCGAGCTCGACGGCATGGGCGTGCTCGCGGCGCTGCGCGAACGCGCGATCGAGACGCCCGTCATCGTGCAGACCGCCAACGGCTCCATCGAGACCGTCGTCCAGGCGATGCGGGCCGGCGCGGTCGATTTCGTGGTCAAGCCGGTCGGCGCCGAGCGGCTGCAGATCTCGCTGAAGAACGCGCTCAAGCTCGGCGCACTCGAACACGAGCTGCGCCACATCAAGCGCCGCGCGTCGGGCACGCTGGGCTTTCGCGACCTCGCCACCAAGAGCGCCGACATGGCCCGCGTCGTGCGCCTGGCCGAGCGGGCGGCGAAGTCCAACATCCCGATCCTGATCGAGGGCGAATCCGGCGTCGGCAAGGAGGTGCTGGCGCGCGCGATCCAGGGCTCGAGCGACCGCAAGGGCAAGCCCTTCGTCACCGTCAATTGCGGCGCCATCCCGCACAACCTCGTCGAGTCGATCCTCTTCGGCCACGAGAAGGGCTCCTTCACCGGCGCCACCGAGCGCCATGTCGGCAAGTTCGTCGAGGCCAGCGGCGGCACGCTCTTCCTCGACGAGGTCGGCGAATTGCCGCTCGATGCTCAGGTCAAGCTGCTGCGCGCGATCCAGGAGGGCGAGGTCGACCCCGTCGGCGGCAAGAAATCGGTGCGCGTCGACATCCGCATCATCTCGGCGACGAACAAGAGCCTGCTCGACCAGGTCAAGGCGGGCGAGTTCCGCGAGGACCTCTACTATCGCCTCAACGTCTTCCCGATCACGCTGCCGCCGCTGCGCCAGCGCCGCGAGGACATCGCCGATCTGGCGCGCGGCTTCCTCGCGCGCTTCGCGGCGGAGGAGGGCAAGAAGCTGCGCGGCATCGGTGCCGAGGCCCTCTCGCTCATCAGCGGCTATGACTGGCCGGGCAATGTCCGCCAGCTCGAGAACGCGATGTTCAGGGCCGTGGTGCTGGCCGACGGCGACGAGCTGACCGTCGCCGAATTCCCGCAGATCGCCGCGCAGATGGAGGGTTACGACGTCCGCATCCCGCCCGCCCCGGCCTCGCTGGGGCCTGCCGAGGCGCGCAACGACACCCCCCGCATCATCCAGATGCCGGTGCGCGACCCCAATGCGCTGGACCTCGTCGCCGGTTCGGACATGCGCACGCTCGACGAGCTCGAGCGCGAGATCATCAAGTTCGCCCTCGCCCATTACCGCGGGCACATGTCGGAGATCTCGCGCAAGCTCGGCATCGGCCGCTCGACGCTCTATCGCAAGCTCAAGGATTACGGACTGATCGAGGCCGAAGCCGGCACGGATGAAACCGACGCGGCCTGAGCCGCGACCAACCGAATGGCAGCGCGTGTTGCGCTGCCGCATCTTGTCGAAACCGGCCGAGTCACGCAGGAATGCGGCTCTCGGCAGAATTCAGGATTAGCGACCATGCGTCGTCGCCACTGGGCGGATCTGGCTTGCGTCTCGGCTCTGGCCCTGTCCCTGACCGCCACCGTCGCCTCCGCCGAAGGCCCCTCGACCGACCCGACGCTGGGCATTCCGCTGCCGGAACAGCCCGCCCTCCTCCTGCTTCCGGACGAGCAGCCCCCGTCGCGCCGGCGCCCGTCGGCGCGGAAGCGGCGCCCTTGGAACCCGCCCCGCAGCCGCAGACCGCCGTCGCCCCCGCCGCCGAGCCCGAGATGATCACCGGTGCGGTCACGCCCTCGGCGCGCCCCGAAGGCAGCCTCGCCACGCCGGAGCTGCCGGTTGCCCCAGTCGCGGTGCCCGACGAGCCCGTGACCCTCGACATCCCCCAGATCGAGCTGCCGCCGGCCGATCCGGCGCTCGCCGCCCCGCAGCCCGCACCCGTGTTGCGCAGCGCCGAGCCGGCGATTGCCCCGCCCGATCTGCCGAAGGTGGTCGTCGACCTGCCGGCCGGCACCGAATTCGCCGCCGACATCGCCGCCCGCACCGCCGATGCGCTGGCGCTGCCGCGCCTCGCCGAGCGCGAGCGCGCCGAGATCCTCGCGGCCTACGAGGCCAACGGCAACCGGCCGCTCTGGATCGAGGGCCGCGGCTGGAACGCCGCCGGGCTGCGCCTGACCGATCGCCTCGGCCGCGCCGGCGAGGACGGTCTGCGACCGACCGACTATCCCCTCCCCGCCTTCGAGGCGAGCGACAAGGGCAGCCTGGCCGAGGCCGATGTTCGGCTCTCGGCGCTGGCCGTGCTCTATGCCCGCGACGCGCGCGGCGCCCGCGTCGATCCGCGCCGCCTCTCCAAGCTGCTGACGCCGACGCTGTCGCTGCCCTCCGCCACCGAAGTGCTCTCGGAACTGGCGGGCGCCGCCGATGCCGGCGCCGTGCTCGCCGCCTACAACCCGCCCCATGAGGGCTATCTCCGGCTCAAGGCCAAGCTCGTCGAGCTGCGCGAGCATCAGGACGACACGCCGCTCGTGCGCATCCCCTCCGGCCCGGCGCTGAAGGTCGGCATGCGCGACGACCGCGTGCCGCTGGTGCGCGCGAGGCTCGGGCTGGGCCCGACGGAGGAGCCCGTCTTCGACCGCTCGACGGCGACCGCGCTCGCCGCCTTCCAGAAGCAGGCCGGCCTGCCCGCGAACGGGGTCCTGGGCGCGCAGACGCTGGCCGCGCTCGGCACGCCGGCAACGGCCCGCGGCGAGCAGGACGTCATCGCCCAGATGGAGCGCTGGCGCTGGCTGCCGGGCGACCTCGGCGTTGACCACATCATGGTCAACGTGCCGGAGTTCCGGGTCCGCGTCATCCGCCAGGGCGAGGTCGTGCACGAGACCCGCGCCATCGTCGGCAAGCCGGAAACCGCGACGCCCATCTTCTCGCACAAGATGGACCACGTCATCGTCAATCCGTCCTGGCACGTACCGCCTTCGATCCTGCGCAAGGAATTCCTGCCCGGTCTCGCAGCCGACCCCGAATACGCCGCCAAGCGCGGCTATGTGGTGACGCGGAACAAGGGCGGCGGCATCTCGGTGCGCCAGCCGCCGGGCGAGCGCAACGCGCTCGGCTGGATCAAGTTCATGTTCCCC
Proteins encoded in this region:
- a CDS encoding M3 family oligoendopeptidase; translation: MMTACDGVLRTKASETAAALAKSLGALPEWDLGHLYPGMESPELKADLERAMSDSQSFAALYRGKLGALAEREDAGAVLAEAVKAFEGLSDRLGRIGAYAGLVYAGDTTDPQRAKFYGDTQDKLNAAVTELLFFELELNRIEPEHLARIAATGPLSHWKPWLDDLAKDKPHQLEDRIEALFHEKSMTGHAAWNRLFDETIASLRFRIGGEELTLEPTLNKLQDADGAVRKAAAEALSEVFRGNLRVFALITNTLAKDKEISDRWRKFQDVADSRHLANRVEREVVDALVSAVRAAYPRLSHRYYKLKAKWFGREALDFWDRNAPLPKVEQRTIPWTEARDTVLDAYGAFSPEMAGIARRFFDEHWIDAPVRPGKAPGAFAHPTVPSAHPYVLVNYQGKPRDVMTLAHELGHGVHQVLAAHNGALMAPTPLTLAETASVFGEMLTFRRLLDGTQDPKQRKAMLAAKVEDMINTVVRQIAFYSFERKVHEARKSGELTAEALCELWMSVQAESLGPAIRLGPGYEPFWCYIPHFIHSPFYVYAYAFGDCLVNSLYGVYQNAAEGFQERYFALLSAGGTKHHAELLAPFGLDARDPAFWQIGLTMIEGMIIELEGME
- a CDS encoding sigma-54-dependent transcriptional regulator, producing the protein MTATVLVVDDDPVQRRLLDAMLRRSGYDVAVAETGQAALQLLTGPDGERFDAVILDLVMPELDGMGVLAALRERAIETPVIVQTANGSIETVVQAMRAGAVDFVVKPVGAERLQISLKNALKLGALEHELRHIKRRASGTLGFRDLATKSADMARVVRLAERAAKSNIPILIEGESGVGKEVLARAIQGSSDRKGKPFVTVNCGAIPHNLVESILFGHEKGSFTGATERHVGKFVEASGGTLFLDEVGELPLDAQVKLLRAIQEGEVDPVGGKKSVRVDIRIISATNKSLLDQVKAGEFREDLYYRLNVFPITLPPLRQRREDIADLARGFLARFAAEEGKKLRGIGAEALSLISGYDWPGNVRQLENAMFRAVVLADGDELTVAEFPQIAAQMEGYDVRIPPAPASLGPAEARNDTPRIIQMPVRDPNALDLVAGSDMRTLDELEREIIKFALAHYRGHMSEISRKLGIGRSTLYRKLKDYGLIEAEAGTDETDAA
- a CDS encoding L,D-transpeptidase family protein; translation: MEPAPQPQTAVAPAAEPEMITGAVTPSARPEGSLATPELPVAPVAVPDEPVTLDIPQIELPPADPALAAPQPAPVLRSAEPAIAPPDLPKVVVDLPAGTEFAADIAARTADALALPRLAERERAEILAAYEANGNRPLWIEGRGWNAAGLRLTDRLGRAGEDGLRPTDYPLPAFEASDKGSLAEADVRLSALAVLYARDARGARVDPRRLSKLLTPTLSLPSATEVLSELAGAADAGAVLAAYNPPHEGYLRLKAKLVELREHQDDTPLVRIPSGPALKVGMRDDRVPLVRARLGLGPTEEPVFDRSTATALAAFQKQAGLPANGVLGAQTLAALGTPATARGEQDVIAQMERWRWLPGDLGVDHIMVNVPEFRVRVIRQGEVVHETRAIVGKPETATPIFSHKMDHVIVNPSWHVPPSILRKEFLPGLAADPEYAAKRGYVVTRNKGGGISVRQPPGERNALGWIKFMFPNDHSVYLHDTPNRRLFAQERRAFSHGCVRVDNPFLLADQVLGPEWTHDRLKRLIGSGERRINLPQPLAIHLVYNTHVVGADGSLTTFEDLYGFHRMVRQALESRS